A genomic segment from Bos mutus isolate GX-2022 chromosome 14, NWIPB_WYAK_1.1, whole genome shotgun sequence encodes:
- the LOC138990739 gene encoding gasdermin-D-like yields the protein MSSLLPHDLCHGRSTSLWPPTGRDPVGNFFGDGGGSRDGRHEPGTGKHGKVTGSGAVSRSSVLAVRMFRVPPHTWETLVGERKRNRSAVATKGGATGHGGDSGKLGDTGLLTSTAAPAYCPVGMKLRTPRPSFLQELQSWKKESLCVMTEAMEAARDTTFQSRAEGAGRLSLLQLGHVQVQGVPWGRRRALLRWDPVLTVVPLVPPRESQLPESSFVSCPLTEDDLWRFSNCHAPGFQLSPSRSEPSKLWTTLSPRISPPPPSCTVRAPWPRRRQRASQGTVLAYMVLQLMMKEDRWGMWRPEELVEEGQLLTVLYLPEGKLCRNASGVPGGVLPQQLELVASILEPNYNQMEETGFSLPPEVLSWLQHEDAALTWSLVESCGLELRGPGHPVTRDPEVVPQLSALYASLAGLQLLAEPSPTALQTDA from the exons atgtcgagcctccttcctcatgacctttgtcacgggcggagtacctcactctggcccccaacaggcaGGGACCCTGTAGGGAATTTCTTCG GAGATGGTGGCGGGAGCCGTGACGGCAGGCATGAGCCTGGCACTGGGAAGCATGGGAAGGTGACCGGCAGCGGTGCGGTGAGCCGCAGCTCCGTGCTGGCCGTGCGGATGTTCAGGGTGCCCCCTCACACCTGGGAGACTCTGGTGGGGGAGAG aaaaagaaacagaagtgcaGTAGCTACCAAGGGTGGGGCAACAGGGCACGGTGGGGACTCCGGCAAACTGGGGGACACAGGCCTGCTGACGTCGACAGCTGCGCCTGCTTATTGCCCCGTGGGAAT GAAACTGAGGACTCCAAGACCCTCGTTCCTCCAGGAGCTGCAGAGCTGGAAGAAGGAGAGCCTGTGTGTGATGACCGAGGCCATGGAGGCCGCGCGGGACACCACGTTTCAGAGCCGAGCAGAGGGAGCCGGGCGGCTGTCTCTCCTCCAGCTGGGCCACGTCCAGGTGCAGGGGGTGCCCTGGGGGCGCAGACGTG CACTTCTCCGGTGGGATCCGGTGCTGACGGTGGTGCCACTGGTCCCACCTCGGGAGTCCCAGCTTCCGGAGAGCTCCTTCGTCAGCTGCCCACTGACAGAGGACGACCTATGGAGGTTCTCAAACTGCCACGCCCCAGGCTTCCAGCTCAGCCCTTCCCGAAGTGAACCCTCCAAACTCTGGACAACACTTA GTCCTAgaatctcccctccccctcccagctgCACGGTCAGAGCACCGTGGCCAAGGAGGCGGCAGCGGGCATCCCAGGGCACTGTCTTGGCCTACATGGTGCTGCAGCTGATGATGAAGGAGGATCGCTGGGGCATGTGGAGGCCGGAGGAACTGGTGGAGGAGGGGCAGCTGCTGA CTGTTCTGTACCTGCCTGAAGGCAAGCTCTGTAGAAATGCCAGTGGAG TGCCTGGAGGGGTCCTGCCCCAGCAGCTGGAGCTG GTGGCGAGCATCTTAGAGCCGAACTACAACCAGATGGAGGAAACAGGCTTCTCGCTGCCGCCAGAAGTCCTCTCCTGGCTGCAGCACGAGGACGCGGCCCTCACCTGGAGCCTGGTGGAGAGCTGTGGGCTGGAGCTGCGAGGCCCTGGCCACCCAGTCACCAGGGACCCTGAGGTGGTGCCGCAGCTGTCTGCGCTCTACGCGTCCCTCGCGGGGCTGCAGCTGCTGGCCGAGCCCAGCCCTACGGCCCTCCAGACTGATGCCTGA